One window of Myxococcus fulvus genomic DNA carries:
- a CDS encoding DUF2934 domain-containing protein, translating to MARNNAPKSTPHTQPPHAEHAHEPQGPHARSDISHEQIARRAYEIYMARGGKPGNHEQDWQQAERELKLGRQ from the coding sequence ATGGCTCGAAACAACGCTCCCAAGTCGACCCCGCACACCCAACCCCCGCACGCGGAACACGCGCACGAGCCGCAGGGCCCTCACGCACGCTCCGACATCTCCCACGAGCAGATTGCCCGGCGCGCCTACGAAATCTACATGGCCCGCGGAGGCAAGCCCGGCAACCACGAGCAGGACTGGCAACAAGCCGAGCGCGAGCTGAAGCTCGGCCGTCAGTAG